The Parabacteroides sp. FAFU027 genome window below encodes:
- a CDS encoding Tex family protein translates to MEIFISLIAKSLSLSEKQVNNTIKLFDEGATIPFISRYRKEATGGLDEIKVADIKEQYEKLTETQKRKQTILSTIEEQGKLTGELKKRIEESWSLTELEDIYLPYKPKRRTRAEIAREKGLEPLAKILMVQQENNLTRRALQFVNDQVVNEEEALKGARDIIAEWVNENERARNSVRNVFSREAVISTSVVKGKEEEGVKYRDYFNWSEPLKRCSSHRLLAIRRGEAEGFLKVSISPEDDHCIDRLNGIFVKGNNEASQQVEEAVKDAYKRLLKSSIETEFTNESKEKADVEAIRVFAENLRQLLLAAPLGQKRVMGIDPGYRTGCKIVCLDAQGNLMHNEAIFPHPPQNEKIQASRKITQLVESYNIEAIAIGNGTASRETEQFITNLRYDRKVQVFVVSENGASIYSASKVAREEFPQFDVTVRGAVSIGRRLMDALAELIKIDPKSIGVGQYQHDVDQTMLKKTLDQTVENCVNLVGVNVNTASKHLLTYISGLGPQLAQNIVNFRAENGPFHNRRELMKVPRMGEKAFEQSAGFLRIPDSDNPLDNSAVHPESYDIVEKMAKTVGCNVQELITNKELKKQLKLEDFTTDKVGLPTLLDIMEELDKPGRDPRRIIKVFEFDPTVKTINDLREGMKLPGIVTNITNFGCFVDIGIKENGLVHVSQLADRFVSDPTEVVSIHQHVQVKVLSVDFERKRVQLTMKEG, encoded by the coding sequence ATGGAGATTTTCATTTCACTCATTGCCAAATCGCTCTCCCTGAGCGAAAAACAGGTAAACAATACTATAAAGCTTTTTGATGAAGGCGCCACCATCCCCTTCATCAGCCGTTACCGCAAAGAAGCAACCGGCGGACTGGATGAAATCAAGGTAGCCGATATCAAGGAACAGTATGAAAAGCTCACCGAAACCCAAAAGCGCAAACAGACCATCCTCAGCACCATCGAAGAGCAGGGCAAACTGACCGGTGAGCTGAAGAAACGTATCGAAGAGAGTTGGTCGCTCACCGAACTGGAGGATATCTACCTTCCTTATAAACCCAAACGCCGTACACGCGCCGAAATCGCCCGAGAAAAGGGACTAGAACCTCTGGCCAAAATACTGATGGTTCAACAGGAGAATAACCTCACCCGTCGTGCCCTACAGTTTGTCAATGACCAGGTTGTTAACGAGGAGGAGGCGCTCAAAGGCGCCCGCGACATCATTGCCGAATGGGTCAACGAAAACGAACGTGCCCGCAATTCGGTCCGAAACGTATTTTCCAGAGAGGCCGTAATCTCTACCTCTGTCGTAAAAGGCAAAGAGGAAGAAGGGGTAAAATACCGCGACTACTTCAACTGGAGCGAACCGCTGAAACGCTGTTCGTCACACCGCTTGCTGGCAATCCGTCGCGGAGAGGCGGAAGGTTTTCTCAAGGTATCCATCTCCCCCGAGGACGACCATTGCATCGACCGCCTCAACGGCATTTTTGTAAAAGGAAATAACGAGGCATCACAACAGGTGGAAGAAGCCGTAAAAGATGCTTACAAACGTCTGCTGAAATCTTCCATCGAAACAGAATTCACCAACGAATCGAAAGAAAAAGCCGACGTAGAAGCAATCCGGGTCTTTGCCGAAAACCTTCGCCAGCTGCTTTTGGCAGCACCGCTGGGGCAAAAACGAGTGATGGGTATCGACCCCGGTTACCGCACAGGATGCAAAATCGTCTGCCTTGACGCACAGGGAAATCTGATGCATAACGAAGCCATCTTCCCGCATCCACCACAAAACGAAAAAATACAAGCATCTCGTAAAATCACCCAACTGGTGGAAAGTTATAATATCGAAGCCATCGCTATCGGTAACGGCACCGCCAGCCGGGAAACGGAACAATTTATCACCAATCTTCGTTATGACCGCAAAGTACAGGTCTTCGTGGTAAGCGAAAACGGGGCATCCATCTATTCCGCGTCGAAAGTGGCAAGGGAAGAGTTTCCTCAATTCGATGTCACCGTCCGCGGAGCCGTTTCAATCGGGCGAAGATTGATGGATGCTTTGGCCGAATTAATCAAAATCGACCCGAAAAGCATCGGTGTAGGCCAATACCAGCACGATGTGGACCAGACCATGCTCAAAAAGACACTTGACCAAACCGTAGAAAACTGTGTGAACTTAGTCGGCGTCAATGTAAATACGGCCAGCAAGCATTTGCTGACCTACATCTCGGGATTAGGGCCTCAATTGGCACAAAATATCGTCAATTTCCGCGCTGAAAACGGACCGTTCCACAATCGTCGGGAACTGATGAAAGTCCCCCGCATGGGAGAGAAGGCTTTTGAGCAAAGTGCCGGATTCCTCCGCATTCCTGATTCCGATAATCCGCTGGATAACTCTGCTGTCCACCCTGAAAGCTATGATATAGTGGAGAAGATGGCAAAAACGGTTGGCTGTAACGTTCAGGAACTTATCACTAACAAAGAGCTAAAAAAGCAACTAAAACTGGAAGACTTCACCACCGACAAAGTTGGTCTTCCCACCCTGCTCGACATTATGGAAGAGCTGGATAAACCAGGTCGCGACCCGCGTCGTATTATTAAAGTCTTCGAGTTCGACCCAACGGTTAAAACAATCAACGACCTGCGCGAAGGGATGAAACTTCCAGGCATTGTGACCAATATCACCAACTTCGGCTGCTTCGTTGACATCGGTATTAAAGAAAACGGACTTGTTCACGTGTCACAACTGGCAGATCGTTTTGTTTCTGATCCGACTGAAGTTGTTTCGATTCACCAGCATGTTCAGGTAAAGGTTCTTTCTGTAGATTTCGAGAGAAAACGGGTACAACTGACGATGAAGGAAGGTTGA
- a CDS encoding adenylyltransferase/cytidyltransferase family protein: MAKKVFVSGCYDMLHSGHVAFFMEAAQLGDLYVGLGSDKTIQDLKARKTINSEEERLFMVKALKVVKDAWINTGNGLLDFEKELRELKPDIFFVNEDGHSLEKEKISKELGIEYVISKRVPHVGLPVRSTTALRQECRIPYRIDLAGGWLDQPYVSKYAAGPVLTICIEPDYEFNDRSGMSTSSRKKAIELWQTDIPAGDKVKLAKTLFCFENPPGTQYVSGSQDSLGIVLPGLNKHWYDKGNYWPTNIQSITDNDTLSWIEDHIYMIPLYPRNSSYNVLDNTHINEEGAARLGKAAQDCWEAIQAKDLKAFGNAFRESFEAQISMFPNMITDGVWEQIESYKDMAYGWKLSGAGGGGYLIFISENPIEPAIKIRIRRGTIE; this comes from the coding sequence ATGGCTAAAAAAGTATTTGTTTCCGGATGCTACGATATGCTACACAGCGGACACGTGGCATTTTTTATGGAAGCAGCTCAATTGGGCGATCTTTACGTCGGATTAGGCTCTGACAAAACAATCCAGGATCTGAAAGCCCGCAAAACAATCAACTCGGAAGAGGAACGTCTGTTTATGGTCAAAGCCCTTAAAGTGGTAAAAGACGCGTGGATCAATACAGGAAATGGTCTGCTTGACTTCGAAAAAGAGCTCAGAGAGCTGAAACCGGATATTTTCTTCGTCAATGAAGACGGGCACAGCCTGGAAAAAGAAAAAATCTCCAAAGAGCTCGGCATTGAATACGTAATCAGTAAACGCGTTCCTCATGTTGGACTACCTGTTCGTTCCACAACTGCTCTTCGCCAGGAATGTCGTATTCCCTACCGCATTGACCTCGCCGGAGGGTGGCTCGATCAACCTTATGTATCGAAATATGCAGCCGGCCCGGTACTCACTATTTGTATCGAACCGGATTATGAATTCAACGACCGAAGCGGAATGTCCACCAGTTCACGTAAAAAAGCAATCGAACTCTGGCAGACAGATATTCCAGCGGGCGATAAAGTAAAACTAGCAAAAACTCTCTTCTGCTTTGAAAATCCCCCTGGCACACAATATGTGAGCGGATCACAGGATTCCTTAGGCATTGTCTTACCGGGGCTGAATAAACATTGGTACGATAAGGGAAATTATTGGCCTACTAATATTCAATCTATCACTGATAACGATACTTTATCCTGGATTGAGGATCATATTTATATGATTCCGTTATATCCACGCAATTCGAGCTACAATGTATTGGACAACACCCATATCAATGAAGAGGGAGCTGCGCGCCTTGGCAAAGCAGCACAAGATTGCTGGGAAGCCATACAAGCCAAAGACCTTAAAGCATTTGGCAATGCCTTTCGCGAATCATTTGAAGCACAAATATCCATGTTTCCCAATATGATTACGGACGGGGTATGGGAACAGATCGAGAGCTATAAAGATATGGCCTATGGTTGGAAACTCAGCGGCGCAGGTGGAGGCGGTTACCTAATCTTTATTTCTGAGAACCCAATAGAACCGGCCATTAAAATCAGAATCAGAAGGGGCACTATTGAATAG
- a CDS encoding lytic transglycosylase domain-containing protein, with protein MKINKVITFCAGVAFPAFVTMAADIDASRPKPVKEKVEIVPLSPAPAFSPRIEFCGQAIDLKRYDMYERFDRELTTMVYMQSSTLRIIKLANRYFPVIEPILERMGIPNDMKYLAVIESSLNVRAISPAKAAGLWQFMPATGRQYGLEVNDTIDERMHVELSTIAACKYLKDMYAKFQNWPSVAAAYNIGAGRITTELENQKANTSLDLWLVEETSRYVFRILAAKELMSHPSKYGYTIKANQLYKPIRCNEVVVNAVVDDLYKFATDNNTTYYLIKDFNPWLRSKSISNVSGKLYKVKIPVIEDLNYSSEPMTPFDKNWITE; from the coding sequence ATGAAGATAAACAAAGTAATAACTTTTTGTGCCGGTGTTGCATTTCCGGCATTCGTAACCATGGCGGCGGATATTGATGCCAGTCGCCCTAAACCGGTTAAAGAGAAAGTCGAGATTGTCCCGCTTTCGCCTGCTCCTGCCTTTTCTCCCAGAATTGAGTTTTGTGGTCAGGCAATTGATCTTAAGCGCTACGATATGTATGAGCGATTTGATCGCGAATTGACTACGATGGTCTATATGCAGTCATCTACTTTGCGTATTATTAAGTTAGCTAACCGATATTTTCCGGTGATTGAACCGATATTGGAACGGATGGGAATTCCAAACGATATGAAATATCTGGCCGTCATAGAAAGTAGTCTGAATGTGCGTGCGATCTCACCGGCCAAAGCTGCCGGATTGTGGCAGTTTATGCCGGCAACAGGACGTCAGTATGGTCTGGAGGTAAATGATACTATTGACGAAAGGATGCACGTTGAGTTGTCAACCATTGCAGCTTGTAAATATCTGAAGGATATGTACGCCAAGTTCCAGAACTGGCCTTCAGTGGCGGCTGCATATAATATCGGTGCTGGACGTATCACAACAGAGCTTGAAAATCAAAAAGCCAATACATCTCTTGATTTGTGGCTTGTTGAGGAAACATCACGTTATGTATTTCGGATTCTTGCTGCGAAGGAATTAATGTCTCATCCGTCAAAATACGGCTATACTATAAAAGCTAATCAACTTTATAAGCCAATTCGCTGTAATGAGGTTGTTGTTAATGCAGTCGTGGATGATTTGTACAAATTTGCCACAGACAATAATACGACCTATTATCTTATTAAAGATTTTAATCCATGGTTACGAAGTAAGAGTATTTCCAATGTTTCGGGTAAATTGTATAAGGTGAAAATCCCTGTGATAGAGGATTTGAATTACTCCTCAGAGCCAATGACTCCTTTTGATAAGAATTGGATAACCGAATAA
- a CDS encoding gliding motility-associated C-terminal domain-containing protein, whose amino-acid sequence MRKFISLLFFTMAVSYLTMHAESINVTSSSSNKPIRIQTSDSLSFVYVCYNLDDITMFIDSTTANTIPQWYKYNKGKAPELIPGATYFKLKKTESEAGYSLSYNAKTYWVWLIDYQGYQDSLKLNKSIYLGSNPTSTCDQLVLNSNGLDKKYSIPYYAPSSSNVNYYDVNWVLSYKSKTFDPISKAYIPMDTVIILSYGDNLKTGGGIYLFDDELPLMNTNFSIADQFAYHWKLGSAAESPDIYLAKRVKITVLHEHNPLRNESNNMIRGEEPNSTTGTAPFDITFTAYANKPVASYFSWSILDSLDNKITASSDESLRYTFNSGKYKVNLSVVNAKDSCEVTYSESIDVAESGLKIPNAFSPNGDGHNDEFKVSYKSLSSFKGWIFNRWGVQLFYWTDPSKGWNGKVNGNYVSTGAYFYVIEATGSDGHKYKEKGAVNVFSNK is encoded by the coding sequence ATGAGAAAATTTATTTCACTATTGTTCTTCACTATGGCGGTTTCTTATTTGACCATGCATGCTGAATCTATTAATGTAACGTCAAGTAGTTCAAATAAGCCCATAAGGATTCAAACATCTGATTCTTTGTCTTTTGTTTATGTTTGCTATAATTTGGATGATATAACGATGTTTATTGATTCAACTACAGCAAATACAATCCCTCAATGGTATAAATATAACAAAGGAAAAGCTCCTGAGCTAATTCCTGGTGCTACTTATTTCAAGTTGAAAAAAACGGAGAGTGAAGCTGGGTATTCTCTTTCGTATAATGCTAAAACATATTGGGTGTGGTTGATAGACTATCAAGGTTATCAAGATTCTTTAAAGCTAAATAAATCGATTTATTTAGGTTCAAATCCAACTAGCACCTGTGATCAACTTGTGTTAAACTCTAATGGGTTAGATAAAAAATATTCTATACCATATTATGCTCCTTCATCTTCGAATGTTAACTATTATGATGTAAATTGGGTGTTGTCTTATAAATCAAAGACGTTTGATCCTATATCAAAAGCATACATTCCAATGGACACAGTTATAATACTATCTTATGGTGATAATTTAAAAACTGGTGGGGGGATATATCTCTTTGATGATGAACTTCCGTTAATGAATACAAATTTTAGTATTGCTGATCAGTTTGCATATCATTGGAAATTGGGTAGCGCCGCTGAAAGCCCTGATATCTATTTGGCTAAAAGGGTTAAAATAACTGTTCTTCACGAACATAATCCTCTTCGTAATGAATCAAATAATATGATCAGGGGAGAAGAGCCAAACTCGACAACAGGTACAGCTCCGTTTGATATTACTTTTACAGCTTATGCAAATAAACCAGTAGCTAGCTATTTCAGTTGGTCTATTCTGGATTCCCTGGACAATAAAATAACAGCTTCCTCAGATGAATCACTTCGTTATACCTTCAATAGTGGAAAATATAAGGTGAATTTATCTGTTGTAAATGCTAAAGACTCCTGTGAGGTCACCTACTCTGAATCCATTGATGTTGCTGAGTCAGGGCTGAAAATACCAAATGCATTTTCCCCAAATGGAGATGGGCATAATGATGAGTTTAAAGTATCTTATAAGTCTCTGTCTAGTTTCAAAGGTTGGATCTTTAACCGATGGGGTGTTCAGCTGTTTTATTGGACAGATCCTTCAAAAGGATGGAATGGAAAGGTGAATGGAAATTATGTTTCTACCGGTGCTTATTTTTATGTAATAGAAGCTACAGGATCTGATGGGCATAAGTATAAGGAAAAAGGTGCTGTAAATGTATTCAGCAATAAATGA
- a CDS encoding ferredoxin: MKVKKVWLDESQDSCIACGMCESIVSEVFEVSDKMHVIEGVDYSEFSDEIKEAVDSCPVNVIRCEEE; encoded by the coding sequence ATGAAAGTAAAAAAAGTATGGCTCGATGAAAGCCAGGATAGCTGTATTGCATGCGGTATGTGTGAATCTATTGTTTCAGAAGTATTTGAAGTGTCAGACAAAATGCATGTAATCGAAGGTGTTGATTACAGTGAGTTTTCGGATGAAATCAAAGAGGCGGTTGATAGCTGTCCGGTGAATGTAATCCGCTGTGAAGAGGAGTAA
- a CDS encoding NAD(P)/FAD-dependent oxidoreductase → MKVLVIGGNFAGMTAAMEVKKKLNGSVNVTVIDRNPDFLFIPSLIWVPFGRRNVAQISVPRRGVFEKAGIAFVQTIALSVDPDTRIVTTEQGDFEYDQLIIATGPKVKHDIAPGVKEYAHYIGHPTGALAAKAALEEFKKNPGPMVIGATQNAGCMGAAYEFLFNMEKWLREQKIRKKVDLYWVTPETFLGHFGIEGMPMGEAMLKKFMQMFNIHYRTGVGVTEVTPESVKLTNGESLPSKFTMLMPPFVGVDFITNSPKLEATANGFLDVGLDYRHRKYSNIWAAGLTVNVVPPFKQGEVPFSVPKTGYPSDETGKIVAENILRSINGETKLKEKSWGKIPGVCIMDAGKKEVIILSDHLFKPRNFAIMIPNIFYDVNKVILEKYFLWKIRNGYSSLP, encoded by the coding sequence ATGAAAGTCCTAGTGATTGGAGGCAATTTTGCCGGAATGACCGCTGCTATGGAAGTGAAGAAAAAGCTAAACGGCAGTGTTAATGTGACTGTAATTGACCGTAATCCTGATTTTCTGTTTATTCCCTCATTGATTTGGGTGCCTTTTGGTCGACGCAATGTGGCACAAATTAGTGTGCCGAGGAGAGGGGTATTTGAAAAAGCAGGGATAGCATTTGTTCAAACTATAGCATTAAGTGTTGATCCTGATACAAGAATCGTTACAACCGAGCAGGGGGATTTTGAATATGACCAGCTCATAATCGCTACGGGGCCAAAAGTAAAACATGATATTGCGCCGGGTGTCAAAGAGTATGCTCATTATATTGGTCATCCAACCGGAGCTTTGGCTGCAAAAGCTGCATTGGAGGAGTTTAAAAAGAATCCCGGGCCAATGGTTATCGGGGCTACTCAAAATGCAGGATGTATGGGGGCCGCATACGAGTTTCTTTTTAATATGGAGAAATGGTTGCGTGAGCAGAAAATTCGGAAAAAAGTAGATTTATACTGGGTAACTCCTGAGACTTTTCTTGGTCACTTTGGCATTGAAGGAATGCCGATGGGGGAAGCGATGTTGAAGAAGTTTATGCAAATGTTTAATATTCACTACCGTACAGGTGTTGGTGTGACGGAGGTGACACCTGAAAGTGTAAAGCTTACTAATGGTGAATCTTTGCCATCTAAGTTTACCATGCTTATGCCTCCTTTTGTTGGTGTTGATTTTATTACAAATTCTCCAAAATTGGAGGCGACTGCTAATGGCTTTCTTGATGTTGGATTGGATTACCGACATAGGAAATATTCCAATATCTGGGCGGCAGGATTGACTGTAAATGTGGTACCGCCTTTTAAACAGGGTGAGGTGCCTTTCTCTGTTCCTAAGACAGGTTATCCCAGCGACGAAACAGGCAAGATTGTAGCAGAAAATATCCTTCGTTCTATTAACGGTGAGACTAAGTTGAAAGAAAAATCATGGGGTAAAATTCCGGGTGTCTGTATTATGGATGCCGGCAAAAAGGAGGTGATTATCCTCTCTGACCACTTATTTAAGCCCCGTAACTTTGCTATTATGATTCCGAATATTTTCTATGATGTCAACAAGGTGATCCTGGAAAAATATTTCCTATGGAAAATACGTAATGGGTATTCCTCTCTTCCTTAA
- a CDS encoding LysM peptidoglycan-binding domain-containing protein has translation MRTLKFLLLNLALLLSLTLSSQDLPYKKETKEGKEYYIYQVASGEGLYSICKKFNVTQDEIIKSNPDIENGLKSGQTLRIPVKKPNGKQDESGFFYHTIEQGETLSSIAIMYGVSTASIKKLNPESDKNFKIGFTLKIPQTVKVAEETGKEDYKYHTIAPKETLSSLAKQYGITIQNITDLNPGLTAENFQIGKVIRIDISKAKKTEVEKKETIEEAFFEYLTKKNETLYSISRKFNVPIDSILAINPGLAGRFRAGITIKIPTPAQAEKQLPEKEEEAQQEVKPTEETPIITPATIEPIKVAVLLPFMLDETGEEASKQSRRFIEYYEGLLLAVEKLRNQGVSINLYVHDTGSESKSINKILHSPEMSDVQMIIGPFYSAHITPVAKFAKANNISLVIPFTSKNEDVLTNSHIFQVNTPHSYLYSEASQMFCKQFRNAKVIFLSEKDKEGDKTEFINTLKTELKRNAIYYQTYTVTEPEDIEKITSVLSESEENIIVPTSGTSNAIKPFIPELQSVAVNNSSYKISLFGYPEWQTYVKDYIDAFYRLNTYIYSTFFVNPTEYSYKEFSSRFRSWYQRDIINSYPKYGVLGYDSGLYFLKALSSTGNNFDKSIAGNRYDGIQTGFSFERVNNWGGLINKNVYLIHYKRNYEIEKISPDNVHSR, from the coding sequence ATGCGCACACTAAAATTCCTCCTTTTGAATCTGGCATTATTGCTATCATTAACGCTATCATCACAGGATTTGCCATACAAAAAAGAAACGAAAGAGGGCAAAGAATATTACATTTATCAGGTCGCTTCAGGTGAAGGACTTTACTCTATTTGTAAGAAATTCAATGTTACCCAGGACGAAATCATCAAAAGTAATCCGGATATCGAGAACGGACTAAAATCAGGACAAACACTCCGTATCCCCGTAAAAAAGCCCAATGGCAAGCAAGACGAATCAGGGTTCTTTTATCACACTATCGAACAAGGTGAAACACTGTCATCTATTGCAATTATGTACGGCGTCTCAACGGCATCTATTAAAAAGCTAAATCCTGAATCCGATAAAAATTTCAAGATCGGGTTTACGCTGAAAATTCCTCAGACAGTGAAAGTGGCGGAAGAAACAGGCAAGGAAGATTACAAATATCATACAATCGCTCCTAAGGAAACTCTTTCCTCTTTAGCGAAACAATATGGAATCACGATTCAGAATATTACCGATCTCAATCCCGGATTGACAGCTGAAAATTTCCAGATTGGTAAAGTTATCCGGATTGATATATCTAAAGCGAAGAAAACCGAAGTTGAGAAAAAAGAAACTATTGAAGAAGCATTCTTCGAATATCTTACAAAGAAAAATGAAACTCTATACAGCATCAGCCGTAAATTCAATGTACCTATCGATTCTATACTGGCAATAAATCCGGGATTAGCAGGACGATTCAGAGCCGGGATCACTATCAAAATACCGACTCCGGCCCAGGCAGAAAAACAGCTTCCCGAAAAGGAAGAGGAAGCACAACAAGAAGTTAAACCTACAGAAGAGACACCTATCATTACACCTGCAACTATCGAACCTATCAAAGTTGCGGTACTGTTGCCTTTTATGCTGGATGAAACCGGGGAAGAAGCATCTAAACAGTCCCGTCGTTTCATCGAGTATTACGAAGGGTTGCTGCTTGCTGTGGAAAAGCTGAGAAACCAGGGGGTTTCAATCAATCTTTACGTACACGATACCGGATCTGAAAGCAAATCGATCAATAAAATCCTTCATTCTCCTGAAATGAGCGATGTGCAGATGATTATCGGACCATTTTATAGTGCACACATTACACCGGTGGCAAAATTTGCCAAAGCGAATAACATCTCTCTTGTCATTCCATTCACTTCAAAAAATGAAGATGTGCTGACCAATTCACACATTTTCCAGGTAAATACACCTCATTCTTACCTCTACTCAGAAGCATCTCAGATGTTCTGTAAACAATTCAGAAACGCCAAGGTGATTTTCCTTTCTGAAAAAGACAAAGAGGGAGACAAGACCGAATTCATCAATACGCTGAAAACCGAACTCAAACGTAATGCAATATATTATCAGACTTACACCGTTACCGAACCGGAGGATATTGAAAAGATAACTTCGGTATTATCGGAAAGCGAAGAAAATATAATCGTTCCGACTTCCGGGACATCTAATGCTATTAAGCCTTTTATTCCGGAATTGCAATCTGTAGCCGTTAATAACTCAAGCTACAAAATCTCCTTATTTGGATACCCGGAATGGCAAACCTATGTCAAGGACTATATTGATGCGTTTTACCGCCTGAATACCTACATCTATTCGACCTTCTTTGTAAATCCGACCGAATATAGCTACAAGGAATTCAGCAGCCGATTCCGGAGCTGGTACCAGCGGGACATCATCAACAGTTATCCTAAGTACGGGGTGTTAGGTTATGACAGTGGCTTATATTTCCTCAAAGCACTTTCATCCACCGGTAATAACTTTGATAAAAGTATTGCAGGGAATCGTTACGATGGAATCCAGACCGGATTCTCTTTTGAGCGTGTCAACAACTGGGGCGGACTGATCAATAAGAACGTTTATCTGATCCATTATAAGCGAAATTATGAGATTGAGAAAATCAGTCCGGATAACGTTCACTCTCGCTGA
- a CDS encoding porin family protein, with protein sequence MKKTIISLFLLATLSLQAQNYKPETYLGVNGGVTLSQVNFIPVVKQSMLQGLDGGLTFRYISESHFGLIIESNLAQRGWKENFTDTTLSYSRTLNYLEIPFLTHVTFGNHKYRFFVNLGPKVAFLLSDKEKRNFTNKLLEEHGKTIDNRLDYGLVGGAGFELRTGVGCFLLEGRYYYALSDVFSNAKKEYFDRSANNSISVNLTYLIPWQKLNLSK encoded by the coding sequence ATGAAGAAGACTATTATTTCCCTTTTCCTTTTAGCAACACTGAGCCTGCAGGCACAAAACTATAAACCTGAAACCTATTTGGGGGTAAATGGAGGTGTTACTCTTTCTCAGGTTAACTTTATTCCGGTCGTAAAACAAAGTATGTTACAGGGACTCGATGGCGGACTTACCTTTCGATATATTTCCGAAAGTCATTTCGGGTTAATCATCGAAAGTAATCTTGCTCAGCGGGGATGGAAAGAAAACTTTACAGACACGACTCTCTCCTATTCACGAACATTGAATTACCTGGAAATTCCATTCCTGACTCACGTTACTTTCGGAAACCATAAATACCGCTTTTTCGTGAATCTGGGCCCCAAGGTAGCATTTCTGCTTTCAGATAAAGAGAAGCGAAACTTTACGAACAAGTTGCTGGAAGAGCATGGAAAGACAATTGATAACCGGCTGGATTATGGATTGGTGGGAGGTGCCGGATTTGAACTCCGTACCGGAGTTGGATGCTTTTTATTGGAAGGCCGTTATTACTATGCATTAAGTGATGTTTTCTCTAATGCAAAAAAGGAATATTTTGACCGTTCGGCAAATAATTCAATATCCGTCAACCTGACTTATCTTATTCCATGGCAAAAGCTCAATTTATCCAAATAA
- a CDS encoding EFR1 family ferrodoxin (N-terminal region resembles flavodoxins. C-terminal ferrodoxin region binds two 4Fe-4S clusters.) → MKQIHIYYFSGTGNARMVARWMNEEAQNAGLESRVINVSQNRIAREMTPDTMLGFISPTHGFNYPPLMIYFLLRMPTTKEHQPVFLMNTRAGMKLGPLFIPGLSGIALWLAAFILWAKGYHVAGMRSIDMPSNWISLHPGYGPKTIAAMVARCETKTLRFAQQIYSGRKIYSAALDIVQDVLISPIAIAYFLVGRFILSKTLFASRSCNRCGKCIKECPVKAIYEVADRPYWSFRCESCMRCINNCPKRAIEAGHGMFAAIMILVYTFVISAFYKYFPVSRWGIFNSDSLLDKLARFTLESFIVLVFLVFCYRLIHHLRRYRWIDAMITYTSLTKLKFWRRYKAPE, encoded by the coding sequence ATGAAGCAGATACACATCTACTATTTTTCAGGCACAGGCAATGCCCGGATGGTCGCTCGTTGGATGAATGAAGAAGCGCAAAACGCCGGACTCGAAAGCCGCGTGATCAACGTTTCGCAAAACCGCATAGCCAGAGAGATGACTCCCGATACGATGCTGGGATTCATCTCCCCCACCCACGGCTTCAACTACCCGCCGCTGATGATATATTTCCTGCTACGAATGCCTACGACCAAAGAACACCAACCCGTATTCCTGATGAATACCCGGGCTGGCATGAAGCTTGGTCCGCTTTTTATCCCGGGATTATCGGGGATCGCGTTGTGGCTGGCAGCTTTTATCCTTTGGGCAAAAGGGTACCACGTGGCGGGAATGCGCTCCATCGACATGCCATCAAACTGGATTTCGCTCCACCCCGGCTATGGTCCGAAGACAATCGCGGCAATGGTTGCCCGTTGTGAAACAAAGACACTTCGTTTCGCCCAACAAATTTATTCAGGTAGAAAAATATACAGCGCGGCGCTTGACATTGTACAGGATGTGCTGATTTCACCCATTGCCATCGCCTATTTTCTGGTCGGACGCTTTATTTTATCCAAAACTCTTTTTGCCTCACGCTCCTGTAACCGTTGTGGTAAATGTATCAAAGAGTGCCCTGTGAAAGCCATTTACGAAGTGGCCGACCGTCCTTACTGGAGCTTCCGCTGCGAAAGCTGTATGCGCTGCATCAATAATTGTCCGAAACGGGCTATCGAGGCAGGCCACGGGATGTTCGCCGCCATTATGATTCTCGTTTACACTTTTGTCATCAGTGCTTTTTATAAATATTTTCCTGTAAGCAGATGGGGCATCTTCAACAGCGATTCGCTTCTTGACAAACTGGCACGGTTTACACTGGAAAGCTTTATCGTATTGGTATTTCTGGTCTTCTGCTACCGGCTAATACATCATCTGCGCCGTTACCGGTGGATCGATGCGATGATTACCTATACCTCATTGACCAAACTTAAATTCTGGAGAAGATATAAAGCGCCAGAGTGA